A stretch of Planctomicrobium piriforme DNA encodes these proteins:
- the pheS gene encoding phenylalanine--tRNA ligase subunit alpha, producing the protein MSDTLQLDEAAFSLWQALQSKGAVPLSQLAAELKLDQSRLMAAALEGSAGGFIAIDEQEADELVPNENAADLVRGGLPERQALRLLLDAGGQLATGDFAKAAAGAKIAVNEVFKWGVARGWIEKDKQGVRITEAGRSADAVKTYDVDETALIEANGKPVDVDALPDPHRVRQLLGKRPELAKMKARVRRSLALTPAGEQLIASGGIQRKLERNLLTMDDLRSGAWREITLRAYDVTLPAETVHPAKIHPLRKMIEQTRRAYLEMGFTEVVSPIVESSFWNFDALFQPQDHPARDMQDTFYMDEPSMTDLPKDAALVDRVRRAHEDGGDTGSEGWGYKWSPERARQVVLRTHTTASTIRALARHPNPPLKAFCVGWVCRNETMSYKHLPVFHQVDGIVIDEHASLATLLGTLETFYKKMGFKQVKFKPAFYPYTEPSVDVVVYLESRKKWIEMGGSGIFRPEVTEPLGCKHPVLAWGLGMERLAMIRYGLSDIRELYQGRIEALQEMALAQ; encoded by the coding sequence ATGTCGGACACTCTACAACTCGATGAAGCTGCGTTCTCCCTGTGGCAGGCTTTGCAGTCGAAGGGGGCAGTGCCTCTTAGCCAACTGGCGGCGGAGCTGAAGCTCGACCAGTCGCGGTTGATGGCGGCGGCGCTCGAAGGGTCCGCCGGGGGCTTCATTGCGATCGACGAGCAGGAGGCCGACGAACTCGTGCCGAACGAGAATGCCGCCGATCTCGTTCGCGGCGGGCTCCCCGAACGACAGGCACTGCGTCTGCTTCTCGACGCCGGCGGACAACTGGCGACCGGCGACTTCGCCAAGGCGGCTGCTGGCGCGAAAATCGCCGTCAACGAAGTCTTCAAATGGGGCGTCGCCCGCGGCTGGATCGAGAAAGACAAACAAGGGGTTCGCATCACTGAGGCCGGCCGTTCCGCCGACGCAGTCAAAACGTATGACGTTGATGAAACCGCCCTGATCGAAGCCAACGGCAAGCCAGTCGACGTCGATGCCCTGCCCGATCCTCACCGGGTCCGGCAACTCCTCGGCAAGCGGCCAGAGCTGGCGAAGATGAAAGCCCGTGTCCGTCGTTCACTGGCGCTGACGCCAGCTGGCGAACAACTCATCGCATCAGGCGGGATTCAGCGGAAGCTCGAACGCAACCTGTTGACGATGGATGATCTCCGCAGCGGCGCCTGGCGCGAGATCACGCTGCGTGCTTACGACGTGACGCTGCCGGCTGAGACTGTGCATCCGGCCAAGATTCATCCGCTGCGCAAAATGATCGAACAGACCCGTCGCGCCTATCTCGAAATGGGGTTCACGGAAGTGGTCTCGCCGATTGTCGAGTCGTCGTTCTGGAACTTCGACGCTCTGTTCCAGCCGCAGGACCATCCTGCCCGTGACATGCAGGACACGTTCTACATGGACGAGCCGAGCATGACCGACCTGCCGAAAGATGCGGCGCTCGTCGATCGAGTGCGTCGCGCCCACGAAGACGGCGGCGACACCGGCTCGGAAGGCTGGGGCTACAAATGGTCGCCAGAACGGGCACGGCAAGTGGTCCTCCGCACGCATACCACGGCCTCGACAATTCGCGCTCTCGCGCGTCATCCGAATCCGCCGCTCAAGGCATTCTGTGTGGGCTGGGTCTGCCGTAACGAGACCATGAGCTACAAGCACCTGCCTGTCTTCCATCAGGTCGACGGTATCGTCATCGACGAACATGCCTCGCTGGCAACGCTGCTGGGAACGCTCGAAACCTTCTACAAGAAAATGGGTTTCAAACAGGTGAAGTTCAAACCGGCGTTCTACCCGTACACCGAGCCAAGCGTGGACGTGGTGGTGTATCTGGAAAGCCGGAAGAAGTGGATTGAAATGGGCGGCTCCGGCATCTTCCGCCCGGAAGTGACCGAACCGCTGGGCTGCAAACACCCGGTGCTGGCCTGGGGCCTGGGGATGGAACGCCTGGCCATGATCCGCTACGGCCTGAGCGACATCCGCGAACTCTACCAGGGCCGCATCGAAGCCCTGCAGGAAATGGCGCTGGCGCAGTAA
- a CDS encoding arylsulfatase: MLCWVRLLCGCCSIFAAIPLLAAGRPNVVIVITDDQGYGDIGAHGNAKIKTPELDRLHRESIRLTNFHVDPTCAPTRSSLMTGRFSTRTGIWHTIAGRSLMNPNELTLAEIFSANGYCTGLFGKWHLGDNAPLRPQDQGFQKALFIRGGGITQSPDYWGNDYFDDTYLREDGSWEQQTGYCTDVWFREGMKFIEQSQADGVPFFCYIATNAPHDPFNVADEYSRPYREAGVPERMANFYGMITNIDENVGRLRAKLKETGLDRNTLFLFMTDNGTSGGILKSGKDPAAWTGFNAGMRAQKVSEYDGGHRVPCFIHWPEGKLGEARDISQLTAHIDLLPTFVEFCGLKKPDGPPIDGISLAPLLRGGIQQLPERQLFIHTQRVDQPVKWKNCVVLTQQWRLVNGKELYDIQSDPGQQSNVASAHPDVVSKLREGYEQWWTSLEPVMADVVRIDLGNPAENPTRLCCHDWHSDNNPIPIFQPQVEKDPLQNGFWAVNVTQPGEYEFTLRLRPEETTYPLPAGTARLKIGEVEAKTTVPAGAPAVVLKAHLTPGPAILQTWLETADGESRGAYYVTVKRL; encoded by the coding sequence ATGCTGTGCTGGGTTCGACTTCTTTGTGGTTGCTGCTCTATCTTCGCGGCAATTCCCCTGCTCGCTGCCGGGCGGCCGAATGTCGTGATTGTCATTACCGACGATCAGGGGTACGGCGATATTGGCGCGCATGGAAATGCAAAGATCAAAACGCCGGAGCTGGACCGGTTGCATCGCGAGAGTATTCGACTCACGAACTTTCACGTCGACCCGACCTGTGCTCCGACTCGTTCGTCGCTGATGACAGGTCGGTTCTCGACGCGCACGGGGATCTGGCACACGATCGCCGGACGGTCGTTGATGAACCCGAACGAATTGACGTTGGCCGAGATCTTTTCAGCCAACGGCTACTGCACCGGGTTGTTTGGAAAATGGCATCTGGGGGACAACGCTCCGCTCCGCCCGCAGGATCAGGGATTTCAAAAAGCACTGTTCATTCGCGGCGGTGGGATCACGCAGAGTCCCGATTACTGGGGTAACGATTACTTCGACGACACCTACCTGCGCGAAGATGGCAGCTGGGAGCAGCAGACCGGCTACTGCACCGACGTCTGGTTTCGCGAAGGGATGAAGTTCATCGAGCAGTCACAGGCGGACGGCGTCCCGTTCTTCTGTTACATCGCCACGAACGCCCCGCATGATCCGTTCAACGTGGCGGACGAGTACAGCCGCCCCTACCGCGAGGCAGGCGTGCCGGAGCGGATGGCGAATTTCTACGGCATGATCACGAACATCGACGAGAACGTGGGCCGCCTGCGAGCGAAACTCAAAGAGACGGGACTCGATCGCAATACGCTGTTCCTCTTCATGACCGACAACGGGACATCGGGCGGCATCCTCAAGTCCGGCAAGGATCCCGCGGCCTGGACCGGCTTCAATGCCGGGATGCGGGCACAGAAGGTCTCGGAGTACGATGGCGGACACCGCGTCCCCTGCTTCATTCACTGGCCGGAAGGCAAGCTGGGAGAAGCGCGAGACATCTCACAACTGACGGCACATATCGACCTGTTGCCGACGTTCGTCGAATTCTGCGGACTCAAGAAGCCAGACGGCCCGCCGATTGACGGCATCAGTCTCGCCCCGTTGCTGAGAGGGGGCATCCAGCAGTTGCCGGAGCGACAGTTGTTCATTCACACGCAGCGCGTGGACCAGCCTGTGAAGTGGAAGAATTGCGTCGTGCTAACACAGCAATGGCGGCTGGTGAACGGCAAGGAACTGTACGACATCCAGTCCGACCCCGGCCAGCAGTCCAACGTGGCCAGCGCCCACCCCGATGTGGTCAGCAAGCTCCGAGAGGGCTACGAACAATGGTGGACGAGCCTTGAACCAGTCATGGCCGATGTCGTTCGCATCGACCTGGGAAACCCGGCTGAGAACCCGACTCGCCTCTGCTGCCACGACTGGCATTCCGACAACAACCCGATCCCCATCTTCCAGCCACAGGTTGAAAAAGACCCATTACAGAACGGCTTCTGGGCAGTGAACGTGACGCAACCCGGCGAGTACGAATTCACGCTGCGATTGCGTCCGGAGGAGACGACCTACCCGCTCCCAGCCGGAACGGCACGACTGAAGATCGGCGAAGTGGAAGCGAAGACCACAGTCCCCGCCGGCGCGCCGGCGGTGGTTCTCAAAGCCCACCTCACCCCCGGCCCGGCGATTCTGCAGACTTGGCTGGAAACTGCAGACGGTGAATCACGCGGGGCGTATTATGTGACGGTGAAACGGTTGTGA
- a CDS encoding DUF1963 domain-containing protein — protein MSSLEEYKLANTRKASILQVGGFRPTGHFLASHFGQTPVALPGEEWPVFQKRPMLCICQLNLTAAPFVPESLKDIALITFFVDAEMILREESNGGDWCLRAYKTLDKLTQLAAPNEAPKLQRGFECRWEVREDYPVYDDPDVVELDGFDSSDIHLDNVHCTKVGGYASNIQSEPWWSYRHHPAVPRYCFQIDGEDKVNLRWGDCGTVYLARGTAPGFEDDWFLDWQCY, from the coding sequence ATGAGCAGCCTCGAAGAATATAAGCTCGCCAACACTCGCAAGGCCTCAATTTTGCAGGTGGGAGGGTTTCGACCAACCGGTCATTTTCTCGCAAGCCACTTTGGCCAGACACCCGTGGCCCTGCCGGGCGAAGAATGGCCGGTGTTCCAAAAGAGACCGATGCTCTGCATCTGCCAACTGAATCTTACGGCTGCTCCATTTGTGCCTGAGTCGCTGAAGGATATCGCCCTCATCACGTTCTTCGTGGACGCCGAAATGATTCTGAGGGAAGAGTCAAATGGAGGCGACTGGTGTTTGCGTGCTTACAAAACACTCGACAAGCTGACGCAACTCGCAGCGCCGAACGAAGCACCGAAACTTCAGCGTGGATTTGAATGTCGTTGGGAAGTGCGTGAGGATTACCCTGTCTATGACGATCCGGATGTCGTCGAACTCGATGGCTTTGATTCTTCCGATATCCACTTGGATAACGTGCATTGCACAAAGGTTGGCGGCTATGCAAGCAACATCCAGTCGGAACCGTGGTGGAGTTACCGTCATCATCCCGCTGTGCCGCGATACTGTTTCCAGATCGATGGTGAGGACAAAGTGAATTTGAGGTGGGGCGATTGCGGGACGGTCTATCTCGCTAGAGGAACTGCTCCAGGCTTCGAAGATGATTGGTTTCTAGACTGGCAGTGCTACTGA
- a CDS encoding AbrB/MazE/SpoVT family DNA-binding domain-containing protein produces the protein MKIIVSSKGQIVLPAELRQQDGILPGQRFRMERLDSGQYLLQREPLQDNAGVVDWLLACPVHGWFQPLSSQSTA, from the coding sequence ATGAAGATCATCGTTTCCAGCAAAGGCCAAATCGTTCTGCCTGCTGAATTGCGGCAGCAGGACGGCATTCTTCCCGGCCAACGCTTCCGCATGGAACGCCTGGACTCCGGGCAATACTTGCTCCAGCGCGAGCCCTTGCAGGACAATGCTGGCGTGGTGGACTGGCTACTCGCCTGTCCCGTCCACGGCTGGTTTCAGCCGCTATCCTCGCAATCGACCGCTTAA
- a CDS encoding DUF3800 domain-containing protein — translation MYLFYVDESGNLDRRTAIPGKNNTTIPGDPIYVLSAVCLFEQQWHGFEKTLNRHKNMLMDLIFKAHQIRLTLADCEVKSNWVRRPDERVNRPFLKNITDQELTALTDLFYQQLDYHNMTILSVIVDKPCLHDYMDQEKLHRKAWELLLELVEKFMASRHHKHQALMVKDDLTLQQNLSLAMKHAHIMDKGTANGIWLRHICEMPMFVRSELSNGVQLADMCSYNIYRSFKDAKLDYPFFERIASSIWSRSEPVAHPFSGLHVFPAHSQLHALVDEFETKRAASP, via the coding sequence ATGTATTTGTTCTATGTCGATGAATCGGGCAATCTCGACCGTCGCACGGCCATTCCCGGAAAGAACAATACCACCATTCCAGGCGATCCGATTTATGTGCTCTCGGCGGTCTGCCTGTTCGAACAGCAATGGCATGGATTCGAAAAGACACTGAATCGTCACAAGAACATGCTGATGGACCTGATCTTCAAGGCCCATCAAATTCGATTGACGCTGGCAGACTGCGAAGTGAAATCAAACTGGGTCCGCCGACCAGATGAGCGGGTGAACCGTCCATTCCTGAAGAATATCACGGATCAAGAACTGACGGCACTGACGGACCTGTTCTATCAGCAGCTTGATTATCATAACATGACCATTCTCTCGGTCATCGTCGATAAACCCTGTCTGCACGATTACATGGATCAGGAAAAGCTTCACAGGAAGGCTTGGGAGCTTCTGCTGGAGTTGGTGGAGAAGTTCATGGCATCGCGCCACCACAAGCACCAGGCACTCATGGTCAAGGATGATCTGACGTTGCAGCAGAACCTGTCGCTGGCCATGAAACACGCTCATATCATGGACAAGGGGACGGCAAACGGGATCTGGCTCCGTCACATTTGCGAAATGCCCATGTTCGTCCGCAGCGAGTTGTCCAACGGCGTCCAACTGGCGGACATGTGCAGCTATAACATTTACCGGAGCTTCAAAGACGCCAAGCTGGATTATCCATTCTTTGAGAGGATTGCGTCGTCTATCTGGTCACGGAGCGAACCTGTCGCACACCCGTTTTCCGGACTGCATGTCTTTCCTGCTCATAGCCAGCTACATGCGCTCGTCGATGAGTTTGAAACAAAAAGAGCCGCTTCTCCATGA
- a CDS encoding MFS transporter, translating into MKVHQLLDHYGITENPFAQEDAASDQVFRDHCLNGTHHPAWDKIYGDPSSPATSVVFGEQGSGKTALRLQIVSKLQKYNQAHPQDRAFIVQYEDFNPFLDSFRDRLSSRQRKPDRALQNWRLWDHMDSILTLAVTRLADTLRNDGKDTKDPTHNISLESQAQLTRPQKRDIQMLAAFYDQNRDVSLPHRWANLRRKLKYSTIMASWDIGIGVVGTIATIALTIWLGESVKALFQYWWIWLVVLAFWAPFLWRQLKCWWTAWGVQRQVRVIDHDIGSLRKILSQFQQAEIVGQPFPGRARGDDRYELLTRLQGALKTLGFTSIVVLIDRVDEPHLVHGSPERIKDLVWPLFDNKFLKQPGMAFKLLLPSTVVPYLNRQEKDFYERSRLDKQNMILSLSWTGQGLYDVANDRIRACAKLSEKPISVKDLFDPSINEQELIGVFDRLRAPRHLFKFLYRLFIDHCSKYTEDSPTWKIQRDTLQSTLAVFMRDLDAYDQKLGTG; encoded by the coding sequence ATGAAAGTTCATCAGCTTCTGGATCACTACGGCATCACCGAGAATCCATTTGCCCAGGAAGACGCGGCCTCGGATCAGGTGTTCCGCGATCACTGCCTGAACGGCACGCATCACCCCGCCTGGGATAAAATCTACGGCGATCCCTCGAGCCCCGCCACCTCGGTCGTGTTCGGCGAACAGGGGAGCGGCAAAACCGCCTTACGGCTGCAGATCGTCAGCAAGCTCCAAAAGTACAATCAGGCCCATCCCCAGGATCGGGCCTTCATTGTGCAGTACGAAGACTTCAACCCGTTCCTCGATTCATTTCGCGACCGCCTTTCCAGTCGCCAGCGCAAGCCCGACCGTGCACTGCAGAACTGGCGTTTGTGGGATCACATGGATTCGATCCTCACGCTGGCTGTGACGCGACTCGCCGACACGCTCCGCAACGACGGCAAAGATACAAAAGACCCCACTCACAACATCTCGCTGGAATCGCAGGCACAACTCACCCGACCGCAGAAGCGCGACATTCAAATGCTTGCCGCGTTCTACGACCAGAATCGCGACGTCTCCCTTCCGCATCGCTGGGCCAACCTGCGTCGCAAGCTGAAGTACTCGACGATCATGGCCTCGTGGGACATCGGCATCGGAGTGGTCGGTACTATCGCCACCATTGCCCTCACGATCTGGCTCGGGGAATCGGTCAAAGCCCTGTTCCAGTACTGGTGGATCTGGCTCGTGGTTCTCGCCTTCTGGGCTCCGTTTTTGTGGCGGCAGCTCAAGTGCTGGTGGACCGCCTGGGGCGTGCAGCGACAGGTGCGAGTCATCGATCATGACATTGGGTCACTCCGCAAAATTCTCAGTCAGTTTCAACAGGCGGAAATCGTCGGCCAGCCGTTTCCCGGCCGGGCACGCGGTGACGACCGTTACGAATTGCTCACCCGATTGCAGGGAGCACTCAAGACTCTCGGCTTCACCAGCATCGTGGTACTCATCGACCGCGTTGACGAGCCGCACCTGGTACATGGTTCGCCGGAGCGCATCAAAGACCTGGTCTGGCCGTTGTTCGACAACAAGTTCCTCAAGCAGCCCGGGATGGCCTTCAAGCTACTGCTGCCGTCGACCGTGGTGCCGTACTTGAACCGCCAGGAGAAAGACTTCTACGAACGCTCGCGGCTCGACAAGCAGAACATGATTCTCTCGCTGAGCTGGACCGGGCAGGGACTCTACGACGTTGCCAACGACCGCATCCGCGCGTGCGCCAAGCTCTCTGAAAAACCAATCTCGGTCAAAGACCTGTTCGATCCTTCAATCAACGAACAAGAACTGATCGGCGTCTTCGACCGCCTGCGGGCACCGCGGCACCTGTTCAAATTCCTGTACCGGCTGTTCATCGACCACTGCAGCAAATACACGGAAGACAGCCCGACGTGGAAGATCCAGCGGGACACCCTGCAATCAACGCTGGCCGTCTTCATGCGTGATTTGGATGCGTATGACCAGAAGCTGGGGACAGGCTGA
- a CDS encoding glycoside hydrolase 5 family protein: MKWIAVLGICSLVLGTNAACADESATGPFVQASGTWFTLQGKEFPIAGTHLHYVPWGTRAEVDQAFSDAEALGFNVVRFFISSIKGSLDGNSKPTIWGWPSAPDSANMKMRDFYTVYWDDQTNGIAFNDGPNGFERIDYAIQKAAEHGLKLNIAFMDFWQYGGGSQQMRAWYGSTGGLGQTGLGAPPEGGNPDERYTFFFTDERCKADYKRLVEHVLNRRNSLTGILYKDDPTIFAWDLMNEPEMKTVEMSLAWKREMAAYVKSIDKQHLLSSGAEGFYNGSGGNDPAAELAIPDLDFGTWHTYPVYHDLQSDDVLKLIARHAGDAKKANKPVLLQEFGYGSNNPDQLAAYRKWLNAIADNKDAAGWVHWRLTGRMEDGNWPQDNGEHFDVHSDGSPAAKVLTNAARQLKKRSEGSRSK; encoded by the coding sequence ATGAAGTGGATTGCGGTCCTGGGAATATGCTCCCTGGTTTTAGGAACGAACGCGGCTTGCGCCGACGAATCGGCGACAGGCCCGTTCGTTCAGGCTAGTGGAACCTGGTTCACTCTGCAGGGGAAGGAATTCCCGATCGCAGGGACGCACTTGCATTACGTCCCGTGGGGAACCAGGGCGGAAGTCGATCAGGCGTTCAGCGATGCTGAGGCGCTGGGCTTCAATGTGGTGCGGTTCTTCATCAGCTCGATCAAGGGCTCGCTCGACGGAAACTCGAAGCCGACCATCTGGGGCTGGCCGTCGGCTCCGGACTCGGCCAACATGAAGATGCGCGACTTCTATACTGTTTACTGGGACGACCAGACGAACGGCATCGCCTTCAATGATGGCCCAAACGGCTTTGAGCGGATCGACTATGCCATCCAGAAGGCGGCGGAGCATGGGCTGAAGCTGAACATCGCTTTCATGGATTTCTGGCAGTACGGCGGCGGATCGCAACAGATGCGGGCGTGGTACGGCAGCACCGGGGGCCTGGGGCAGACCGGATTGGGGGCGCCGCCGGAAGGAGGCAATCCCGATGAACGTTACACGTTCTTCTTTACCGACGAACGTTGCAAAGCCGACTATAAACGTCTCGTGGAACATGTCTTGAATCGTCGGAATTCCCTGACCGGCATTCTCTATAAGGATGATCCGACGATCTTCGCCTGGGATTTGATGAATGAACCCGAGATGAAGACCGTGGAAATGTCGCTGGCCTGGAAGCGGGAGATGGCGGCGTATGTGAAATCGATCGACAAGCAGCATCTCCTCTCTTCAGGAGCTGAAGGCTTTTACAACGGGAGCGGAGGGAATGATCCGGCCGCGGAATTGGCGATCCCGGATCTGGACTTTGGCACCTGGCACACCTATCCGGTCTATCACGATCTGCAGTCCGACGACGTGTTGAAATTGATCGCCAGACACGCAGGGGATGCGAAGAAAGCCAACAAGCCAGTACTGCTGCAGGAATTTGGCTACGGCTCCAACAATCCCGATCAGCTCGCGGCCTATCGCAAATGGCTCAACGCGATCGCGGACAACAAGGACGCGGCGGGCTGGGTTCACTGGCGACTGACAGGCCGCATGGAAGACGGCAACTGGCCTCAAGATAACGGCGAACACTTCGACGTCCACAGCGACGGCTCGCCCGCGGCGAAAGTGCTGACCAACGCCGCCCGGCAACTGAAAAAGCGAAGCGAGGGAAGCCGCTCCAAGTGA
- a CDS encoding MarR family winged helix-turn-helix transcriptional regulator: protein MARAETTKTQRAAARSQAQQAVAGQIRQTCMAARLRILNRVVTRYYEEELREFGVRITQINLLVVIAGSESMSPTRLSKILQLEKSTVTRDVAHLLRNGWVTQSMGENERARVLRITPVGMDVIESVQEGWNRAQARTEQLLGAEGVNLVEQLANRVWSEALGE, encoded by the coding sequence ATGGCCCGCGCAGAAACCACAAAGACGCAACGAGCTGCCGCCCGGTCCCAGGCCCAGCAGGCTGTCGCCGGTCAGATCCGCCAGACTTGCATGGCCGCGCGGCTGAGAATCCTGAATCGGGTGGTCACGAGATATTACGAAGAGGAACTTCGTGAATTCGGAGTCCGGATCACCCAGATCAATCTGCTGGTCGTGATTGCCGGATCGGAATCGATGTCTCCCACTCGGCTGTCGAAAATCCTGCAACTCGAAAAGTCGACCGTCACTCGGGACGTGGCGCACTTGTTACGAAACGGGTGGGTCACGCAATCGATGGGCGAGAATGAGCGAGCCCGGGTTCTCAGGATCACTCCTGTGGGAATGGATGTGATTGAAAGTGTCCAGGAGGGCTGGAACCGGGCCCAGGCGCGAACTGAGCAGTTACTCGGTGCGGAAGGGGTCAATCTGGTCGAGCAACTAGCCAATCGGGTCTGGAGTGAAGCACTGGGCGAGTGA
- a CDS encoding epoxyqueuosine reductase: MSKLDDHPTVRQMRTRSDMPFPSPLDLAELRAIVLAAGADDVGFVEIDRAALESEKSPAEACLSGTRTLISFVVKMNRDPIRSPERSVSNLEFHHTGEQVNDVGRKVVRELQDRGYRAVNPAMGFPMEMDRYPGRIWVISHKPVAVEAGLGRMGIHRNVIHPRFGNFILLGTILTDIELNEYSRPIEYNPCLECKLCVAACPVGAISADGHFDFTACHTHNYREFNGGFTNWIESIADSSSRFEYRKRVTDGESASMWQSLAFGANYKAAYCLAVCPAGEDVISPFLSDRKGFLGDVLRPLQDKKEPVYVIPGSDAEDFVRKKYPHKELRKVPNSLRVTSVASFLRGMSLNFQREQATGLNAVYHFTFSGRETRQATVIIRDKSLQVHDGVLLERPDLVVTADAAAWIGFLRKERSLLWALLTRRIRLAGSPKWLLKFGRCFPA; this comes from the coding sequence ATGAGCAAACTCGACGACCATCCGACTGTCCGCCAGATGCGCACCCGCTCTGATATGCCTTTTCCGTCGCCCCTGGATCTGGCAGAACTGCGAGCAATCGTCCTTGCGGCAGGAGCCGACGACGTAGGCTTCGTGGAGATCGATCGGGCGGCGCTCGAAAGCGAAAAGTCACCTGCCGAAGCCTGTTTGTCGGGGACGAGAACGCTGATTTCGTTCGTCGTTAAAATGAATCGAGATCCGATCCGAAGCCCGGAACGGTCGGTCTCGAATCTCGAGTTCCACCACACAGGCGAACAAGTAAACGACGTTGGTCGCAAGGTGGTGCGAGAACTTCAGGATCGTGGGTATCGCGCTGTGAACCCCGCCATGGGCTTTCCGATGGAAATGGATCGTTACCCCGGCCGCATCTGGGTGATCTCGCATAAACCCGTGGCGGTTGAAGCGGGACTGGGGCGGATGGGCATCCACCGTAATGTCATCCATCCCCGCTTCGGCAATTTCATATTGCTGGGAACGATTCTCACCGATATCGAGTTGAACGAATATTCGCGACCGATCGAGTATAACCCGTGCCTGGAGTGCAAGTTGTGCGTCGCCGCCTGTCCTGTAGGGGCGATCAGTGCCGATGGGCATTTCGATTTCACCGCCTGCCACACTCACAACTATCGAGAATTCAACGGAGGCTTCACCAACTGGATCGAATCGATTGCCGACAGCAGTTCTCGATTCGAATATCGCAAACGGGTCACAGATGGGGAATCTGCGTCGATGTGGCAGAGTCTCGCCTTTGGTGCAAATTACAAGGCGGCGTATTGTCTGGCGGTCTGCCCTGCCGGCGAGGATGTCATCAGTCCCTTTCTGAGCGACCGCAAAGGGTTTCTCGGCGATGTCTTGCGTCCTTTGCAGGACAAGAAGGAGCCGGTATATGTGATTCCCGGTTCGGATGCCGAAGATTTCGTTCGGAAGAAATATCCACACAAGGAGTTACGGAAAGTTCCCAACTCACTGCGAGTGACCTCAGTGGCCTCTTTTCTCAGAGGAATGTCGCTGAATTTTCAACGTGAGCAGGCAACGGGGCTGAATGCCGTCTATCATTTCACTTTCTCCGGTCGAGAGACCCGTCAGGCGACGGTGATCATCAGAGATAAGTCGTTACAGGTCCACGACGGAGTCTTGCTCGAACGTCCGGATCTGGTGGTCACGGCCGATGCCGCCGCCTGGATCGGTTTTTTGCGGAAAGAACGCTCGCTGTTGTGGGCGCTCCTCACGAGGCGGATCCGGCTCGCCGGGTCGCCAAAATGGTTACTGAAATTTGGTCGATGCTTTCCGGCGTAA